A window from Streptomyces sp. NBC_00335 encodes these proteins:
- a CDS encoding GlsB/YeaQ/YmgE family stress response membrane protein — MGWLWAIIVGFVLGLIARAILPGKQHQPLWLTTIFGIVGAVLGNAVATWIGVNETKGVDWIRHLLQLAGAVVVVGLGDLIYSSLRGGKRQMT, encoded by the coding sequence ATGGGTTGGTTGTGGGCGATCATCGTCGGCTTTGTACTGGGACTGATTGCCCGGGCGATCCTGCCGGGCAAGCAGCACCAGCCCCTTTGGCTGACGACCATCTTCGGCATCGTCGGCGCGGTCCTCGGCAACGCCGTGGCCACGTGGATCGGCGTCAACGAGACCAAGGGCGTCGACTGGATCAGGCACCTGCTGCAGCTTGCGGGAGCCGTCGTGGTGGTCGGTCTCGGTGACCTGATCTACAGCTCGTTGCGCGGCGGCAAGAGGCAGATGACCTGA
- the tyrS gene encoding tyrosine--tRNA ligase, which produces MTDIVDELKWRGLFAQSTDEEALRKAFADGPVTFYCGFDPTAASLHVGHLVQVLTVRRLQQAGNRPLALVGGATGQIGDPRPTAERTLNDPETIANWVTRLRTQIEPFLSFEGENAAVMVNNLDWTAGMSAIEFLRDIGKHFRVNKMLTKDSVAKRLESDQGISYTEFSYQLLQGMDFLELYRRHGCVLQQGGSDQWGNLTAGLDLIHRVEPDAHVHAIATPLMVKADGTKFGKSESGAVWLDPEMTTPYAFYQFWLNVDDRDVSTYMRILSFQTREELEALEAQTAERPQARAAQRALAEELTTLVHGADQCAAVIAASKALFGQGELADLDEATLAAALSELPHAKVAEPGLVVDLLAETGLVASKSAARRTVKEGGAYVNNVKVASEDAVPAKEDLLHGRWLVLRRGKKNLAAVEVTG; this is translated from the coding sequence GTGACGGACATCGTCGACGAACTGAAGTGGCGCGGGCTCTTCGCCCAGTCCACCGACGAAGAAGCGCTGCGCAAGGCGTTCGCGGACGGTCCCGTCACGTTCTATTGCGGCTTCGACCCGACGGCGGCCTCGCTGCACGTGGGTCACCTGGTGCAGGTCCTCACCGTGCGCCGTCTCCAGCAGGCGGGCAACCGTCCGCTGGCGCTGGTCGGCGGGGCCACGGGTCAGATCGGTGACCCGCGCCCGACCGCCGAGCGCACCCTGAACGACCCGGAGACCATCGCGAACTGGGTGACGCGCCTGCGCACCCAGATCGAGCCGTTCCTGTCCTTCGAGGGCGAGAACGCGGCGGTCATGGTCAACAACCTGGACTGGACGGCGGGCATGTCCGCCATCGAGTTCCTCCGGGACATCGGCAAGCACTTCCGCGTGAACAAGATGCTGACGAAGGACTCGGTCGCCAAGCGGCTCGAGTCCGACCAGGGCATCAGCTACACGGAGTTCAGCTACCAGCTGCTCCAGGGCATGGACTTCCTGGAGCTGTACCGCCGGCACGGCTGCGTGCTCCAGCAGGGCGGGTCCGACCAGTGGGGCAACCTGACGGCCGGCCTCGACCTGATCCACCGGGTGGAGCCGGACGCGCACGTCCACGCCATCGCGACCCCGCTGATGGTCAAGGCGGACGGCACCAAGTTCGGCAAGTCCGAGAGCGGCGCCGTCTGGCTCGACCCGGAGATGACCACCCCTTACGCGTTCTACCAGTTCTGGCTGAACGTGGACGACCGGGACGTCTCCACCTACATGCGCATCCTGTCCTTCCAGACCCGCGAGGAGCTGGAAGCGCTGGAGGCGCAGACCGCCGAGCGGCCGCAGGCGCGCGCCGCCCAGCGGGCGCTGGCGGAGGAGCTGACCACGCTGGTGCACGGCGCGGACCAGTGCGCCGCCGTGATCGCGGCGTCCAAGGCGCTGTTCGGCCAGGGCGAGCTGGCGGACCTGGACGAGGCCACCCTGGCCGCGGCCCTGTCCGAGCTGCCGCACGCGAAGGTGGCGGAGCCCGGCCTGGTCGTCGACCTGCTGGCGGAGACCGGGCTGGTCGCCAGCAAGTCGGCCGCGCGCCGGACCGTCAAGGAGGGCGGCGCCTACGTGAACAACGTGAAGGTCGCCTCCGAGGACGCGGTCCCCGCCAAGGAGGACCTGCTGCACGGGCGCTGGCTGGTGCTGCGCCGCGGCAAGAAGAACCTGGCGGCGGTCGAGGTCACCGGCTAG